In SAR324 cluster bacterium, one genomic interval encodes:
- a CDS encoding YchE family NAAT transporter, which produces MGEWNDYLKFGIGLFAIVDPVGVVPIFINMTSHYTRTQREKTAWLAALTVCGLLIGALIMGEALLNFFGITIASFRVAGGILILLIALSMVQARISPVKQTQEEATDAEEREAIAIVPLGTPLLAGPGAISTVIIYAHRDQTVQHHLMLAGIIFIIGLSTWASFKVAEPISRLLGKTGINIVLRLMGLVMAAIGVEFIANGLKELFPRLA; this is translated from the coding sequence ATGGGTGAATGGAACGATTATCTGAAATTTGGAATTGGTTTGTTTGCCATTGTCGATCCGGTGGGTGTGGTTCCCATCTTCATCAACATGACTTCACATTATACTCGGACTCAGCGTGAAAAAACAGCATGGCTTGCGGCATTGACCGTGTGCGGACTTCTGATTGGTGCGCTGATCATGGGGGAGGCGTTGCTCAATTTTTTTGGAATCACCATCGCGTCGTTTCGTGTGGCAGGAGGGATTCTTATTTTATTGATTGCGTTGTCCATGGTTCAGGCCCGTATCAGTCCTGTCAAACAAACTCAGGAAGAAGCGACAGATGCCGAAGAACGTGAGGCAATTGCCATCGTTCCACTTGGAACACCTCTACTTGCAGGTCCAGGCGCGATCAGCACCGTCATCATTTATGCCCATAGAGATCAGACTGTTCAGCATCATCTGATGCTGGCAGGGATCATTTTTATCATAGGATTGTCAACCTGGGCATCTTTCAAGGTTGCAGAACCGATCTCCCGTTTACTGGGGAAAACAGGCATCAATATTGTGCTCCGGTTGATGGGACTTGTCATGGCGGCGATTGGTGTCGAATTTATTGCCAATGGTCTCAAAGAGTTGTTTCCCCGTCTGGCCTGA